The genome window AGGAACTGAGCTGTTGGCCTGTGACCTGTCACTcttcaagttcaaattccacTTCGCTTGTATTATTCGTCGACTTTTTTTTTGTCTCGACTTTGGGCTACTCAACTTGCTTTTTGAGGGGAAGTTTCCCTAACGCCCTGAAGATGTCTTTTGAAATCATATCGATACATTAGAAAACCTAAACTCCAAACAAGTTGTATATGTAAGCaaagttttaaaaaatgttAGGCGCTAGTCGAGGCAATAGTCAGCCGCCTAGCGTTTGGGCAGAACCTAGGCGGTGCTAGTTTTAAAACAATATGTAAGTTAAGTTAATTAAGATAATATGTCGGCCTCTTGGATGCAAATTTCAAATTCACATCAAAGACAACAAATGTGTGTCCTATATGTATGATATATGAGTGTGTTTAATCACACATAACCTATTATTGTATTATgatgtgtgttgatgcacaaaatcggtgaagactttagaacaacgtaaagtgtcaagtttgtgattTTCACTCGGTTGCTCCGGTCACCTAATGATGATGATGTGTAAAGAGATAgcgatagggaagcaaacacaagatgtacgtggttcactttAAATTTGGCTACGTCCATAGAGTAGAGAAGTTCTTATTAAtagtgaaaggtttacacaaatacataggtttaagcataatcatcattagtgagTTCTAATAACTAGTTTAAGTATAATGATGACATTAGGAATTAACTGTAGGAGAATGAtcttcttttatagttgaggGGAGTCTCCAGCTTTCATCCGcggtcgatgtgggactctaTGAGCTTTATTCTGACGTTGACAtctgtcgtgctgtgattggcctcctgattggagagaaactcttgtgcttcagCAAGGGTGTCTCAGCATAAACCTCTCAGTGGGTTCTTGAAGGTATGGCGTTGACCATGCTTGGTAGTTTTAAGAtttgtcaagtatggtacaaataatgctcccctaagttctcgagtgaggaaaacttctcagttgggGACTTGAAAAATTTAAgccactgagtagtcacgaaacttctaggctttttgaatttttgttaaagctttcgattgaagcttttgtgaagcacataaatagattttgcttccacactttTGAAGAAGAATGTGGAagggtttttgaattttttgttaaagctttCAGCTGAAGCTTTTTTGAACCACATAAATAGATTTTGATTTCAACACTCTTGAAGAAGAGTGTGGAaggcttttgaattttttgttaaagctttCGTTTGAAGCTTTTTTTGAAGCACATAAATAGATTTTAGTGTGGAaggctttttgaatttttgttaaaGCTTTCGGTTGAAGCTCTTTTGAAGCACATAAatagattttgcttccacactcttgAAGAAAAGTGTGGAAgacattttgaattttttgttgaagctttcggTGGAAGCTTTTTTGAAGAGTGTGGAAGGCTTTTTGAATTTGGGTGTGGGAAGCTCATACCTTTGGGTGTGGGAAGCTCTCTTCCCTCAAGGGTGTGGGAAGCTCTCTCCCTTCAAGGGTGTGGGAAGCTCTCTTCCTTAGATGTGGGAAGCTCTCTTCCCTCAAGGGTGTGGGAAGCTCTCTTCCTTAGGTGTAGGAAGCTCATACCCTTGGGTGTGGGAAGCTCTCTTCCCTCAAGGGTGTGGGAAGCTCTCTTCCCTCAAGGGTGTGGGAAGCTCTCTTCCTTAGGTGTGGGAAGCTCATACCCTTGGGTGTGGGAAGTTCTCTTCCTTAGGTGTGAGAAGCTCTATTCCCTCAAGGGTGTGGGAGGCTCTCTTCCTAAGGAagcttttgcttccacactcttgAAGAAGAGTGTTGAAGGCAATCTACATGTTGTAGTTATCTCTTacgtgttgaagttttgtaggccTTCTCCACATGTCTTAATTAATTTCGGATTTTTTTTGgcagaattttttattttttatctttatttttttgtggaACTAGGGacaaaaaaaatgtgggagagacaacatatataGATTTTGCTTCCTCACTCTTGAAGAAGAGTGTGTAAGGCAAGCCACACAttgtagtagttgaaggttcagaggaaccatataaattgattttgcttcgcacaatcttgatcaagagtgtatgaagttttctacgagttatagtgtttgcattgttacagagggaaAATGTATGTATAACATGCACTGAAGAGCTTGATGTTTGTAGAACATGCACTGAAGCCTttattggcttgcaataagactttgttggtgactataacccttgttaggcataagtgctccccgaGTTGGGTTGAATTAAGCTTGGTTATCCCCTTTTGAGCTATaaggcttgagggtttttgactatttgtgaatgctaagagtttacatgtacaagttgtaccactcctCACTTAGTTGGGGGGACAGATGGTGAGTTGCTGAGGcaaaaatgtttattaataaTACTAGTTGTACTCTTCATCGCCTGGTTGGTgatacgaatgtgagttccttcatcgcctggttggtgatacgaaagtgagttccttaatcacctagttggtgataagagtggcaagttgccaaatgatattagagtacatgtcacatcctgggctcgactttaccgtagcacgatattgtccgctttgggcctcaaccacgccctcatggttttgtttctgggaactcatacgagaacttcccagtgagtcacccatcctgggattgttttcgcacgaactcgcttaacttcggagttccgatggaaccgaagccagtgagcttccaaaatgcctcgtgctaggtagagatgagactatacatataaggcttacaggacccactcccctgggcgatgtgggatgtcacaatccaccccctaggggcctgacgtcctcatcggcacacatccggccagggattggctctgataccaaattgtcacatcccggctcgagcccccatcacatcctgagctcgactccatcgtagcacgatattgtctgctttgggccctaaCCACGCCCTTAcgatttttttttgggaactcacacgagaacttcgcagtgggtcacccatcccaggattgctctcgtgcgaactcgcttaacttcgaagtttcgatggaacgcgaagccagtgagctcccaaaaggcctcgtgctaggtagagataggaatatacatataaggcttacatgatccactcccttgggcaaTGTGAGATGTCataatccacccccttaggggcccgacgtccttattggcacacatccggccagggattggaaaacataccaaattgtcatatcGCGGCCAGACCCCCATTACATCTCAGGCTTgactctaccgtagcacgatattgtctgctttaggcCCAGACCATggtctcacggttttgtttctgggaactcacacgataacttcccagtgggtcacccattctgggattgctctcgcgcgaactagCTTGACtttggagtttcgatggaacccgaagccaatgagctcccacaaggcctcgtgctaggtagagatgggaatatacatataaggcttacaggatacATTCCCCTTGGTGATGTAGGATGTCACAATTTACCCCTCCctaggggcctgacgtcctcatcggcacacATCCGatcaaggattggctctgataccaaattgtcatatcCCAGCCCGGGCCtctaccacatcccgggctcgactccgtcgtagaacgatattgtctactttaggccccgaccacgcctcatgattttgtttctgggaattcacacaagaacttctcagtgggtcacctatcctgggattgctctcgtgcgaactcgatTAACTTctgagttccgatggaacctgaagccagtgagctcccaaaaggccttgtgctaagtagagataggaatatacatataaggcttacatgatccactcccttaggcgatgtgggatgtcacaattcaccccctaggggcCCGACGACCTTATCGGCACACATCCGGCCAatgattggctctaataccaaattgtcacatcccatcCAGGGCCCCCATCACATCTCGGGCTCAACTCTACCATAGCACGCccgtttctgggaactcacacgagaacttcccaatgggccatccatcctgggattgctctcgcgcaaactcgcttaacttcggagttccgatggaacccgaagccagtgagctcccaaaaggcctcatgctaggtagagataagaatatacatataaggcttacaggatccactcccttagGCAATATAGGATTTCACAGTACAAGTTGtacctttcatcacctggttagtgatacgaaggtgagttccttcatcacctggttagtgagactcagggcaaggtgtcgaggcacattgtagcaagtgttgaatgacacaaagtatgttgaccCTTTTCGAAGCTCAGttagcttatgtatgaatgtgttgaaatatatgatgtttatgttgattgacatgagtgaagCTTATacatgttttgctatgcatgaaggaatTTATGCTttggatatgtgaaccatgttggttgtaacacctAGTTTCacttactttgtgtcaaagtatgcatgttaATGCTTTGAGTTAAAGTATagaggtaggtcagcgtagaccaaatGTTCCAGTGCTAGTAATGTAAAAGACTTAAACGAAGTTGTCTgacttccctcttctttaaatatttaccgAATGACTTGTGTTACAAAAGCTCTTAGGCGGTTGAGGGTCAACACATTTGTAatatgtatgccttcttataatagcatttcctttagCACCTAGTCCTCCCATTTTGAAAGAGCGAGGCTTGACCCTATGATCATATTAGTTGAAGGTACATTCACTTCTAGTTATCTTGATACGAACCTTTATCCCTCTCGTTATAATGAGCTTGTTGAGAGTAAAAATCTTTCCTCTTACTAAGAGACAAATATATTTGGTGATTTAGTGAGTAGCTAAGTTAGGCAGGAAAGggtgcaatgggtgtctgaatggccaaaaCCTCCTCACTCGGTAGAACTCGACTTCCACtccccacttgttgataggagTTAAGCATAAGAgtgttcccttggtatgtcctcgTCTCGGCAAAAGCATGATTGTAAGCTTACATCATAATTTTAGAGTAAGTCGTCCAAGTgttagcattgatcatgtacttgaagaagcaTTCATGCATGCCTACCGTGAAGGCCCTGAGTGCTGTTTTGTCATTTGCCTCAGCACAACGAGAGTAATCATAGCTGAAGTGACCGGCATATTAACGCAATGACTTCTTTGATTTCTGACGAATGGCGTATAGCTCATCAACGAAGTGTAAGCAATCAGCTTGAAAGATGTGTTAAACCACGAAGAGTCTCTTTAGCTTAGTGAAGGAATCCAGTGTATCAGGttgaagacgacaataccaattaagagctccaccagagagagTGGAGGAAAAAATGagacattattcttcatcactatGTCTTCGGCATGCCATGGTGGATTCAAATAGGTGGATATGCTCAATCAGATCTACCCTCCCAATATAAGATTGCAAggcaagtttttgtttttgtttcgttTCGGCCTAacgttcgaccttcaacttgtttacttcctcaaggagttgtaggacaagagggtcctgagtggagtcatgcaCCATTAGAACTCTCATTCGCAAATTTCCCTCATCCTTTGGAAGTATGGGAGTTTGGTCAAAGACCTATGGCTTTTCCTTAGATTCACCGTACTGGCTTTTAGGGCATGCTTGTTAGTAGTCCCCCGAGTCTCCTACACCTTCCTATCCCTCCAAGGCATGCCGTTCCTTTCTTGGTTTGGGTGTTGGCCTACGTTGTGGTAGAGGATCGAGCCCTTCAATGACTTTTAGGTCTTTGATCCTTGAGTCTATGTGACTTGGATTTTCTCAACGTTGTCTCAGGAAGTCTCAACAGTCACGGTAAAAGGCTCTTGATCATTCCATTTCTTATGCAAAGAGGTGCCTCCCTCTATTTCTCTTGTTTCGAgacgaagcagctgggttgagagaagtctcacgTTGATCAACACATTGATGAGTAGCTTGCTCCTCATCAGGAATATCCATGTTGAAAATCAGTGACCCTTCATGTTGGGGGACTACCCAGGAGATGGTTGACGTCCATAAGGGTAATGGGCTTATGTGATTGAGTATGCCTAGCCTCCTCGTGcatctcgaagagcttctcatactgctcccgGAGGATCTCGttctttattgctatcttgttgttttgagcctCCAGCTTTTCGACTTTAGCTTGCTTTCGTTCATTCCTTCGCTGTCTCACACTAGGCATGAGGGGAATGTTGTTCTATGtactgtggcttccttcgcttcacatgttggagagggatgcctggttaaATGAGAGTGTACGAACGATGGAAACTAGCTTGACAAATCTGAatagagtaggaataagtgtcttttcccacagatggcgccaaatgttgatgcacaaaatcgatgaagactttggaacaacgtaaagtgtcaagtttgtaaccttcgctCGGTTGCTCCGGTCACCTAGTGACGATGATGTGTAAAGAGATAGATATACggaagcaaatacaagatgtacgtggttcaccctaagtttggctacgtccacggagtagaggagttcttattaatagtgaaaggtttacacaaatacatacgttcgagcataatcatcattagtgagTTCTAATGACTAGTTTATGTACAATGATGACATTAGGAATTAACTGTAGGATAATGGtcttcttttatagttgaggagagtcTCCAGCTTTCGTTCGCAGTCGATGTGGGACTCTATGAGCtttattctgacattgacatgtgtctgTTGTGATTGGCCCCcaggttggagggaaactcttgtgcttTAGCAAGGGTGCCTCAACATGGACCCCTTAGTGGGTCCTTGAAGGTATGACGTTGACTGTGCttggtagtttcaggattggttaagtatggtacaaacaatgtgTAATAGAGTGGTTATGTCAAATATTAGTATGGTAAATCCTCTAATTAAGATTATTAAATTGATAAGTAGTGGTATAGTTGGACTTTATTGTTGATAATTAAGCCATGATGATTCCTATTCCGACTTTAATAGGTGACTTAGTGGCACTTAGTACTGCGGTCTaatagtattcttcttcacttgtaagtgaaaggttttaggttcaattcttgtCAAATGCAAATTCAAACCATATTATAGCCtgttcattgtgaggcttagcccactctccCACTCCTTAatgtaatatcgtttgttcaaaaaaaaaaaaaaaaaacaaagaatggTGAGTTAGTTATAAATTTAGAGGCTACAAAGGATAGGTCCTTGCTCTCACAAATATACGGTTTCATATGGAGCTAAAGCGCTATTGGAGGGGAGAATGATTTGCTGAGAGAATAGAATTTTTGGGTGGGGATGGGGGTGGGGGGAAGTGGGTCAAGCTGGGTTTATTTTGGATGGATCCAGAcatgacctttttttttttcttttttttttttttttgtaaatgagTCTGAGCCGGTTCGGGTTTATATATTTTGATTACTGAAAGCAGCTCATTTGGATCCGTATCATATAGTCATGTTCCTACAGATTGAATGGATCTGTTTCCaatcacatgttgtataaaaaaaaccaatataAAACAATCTTTATTTGTTTCTGCTAAGAAAAACTACGTCTAACAAAGTCAATACCAACAGTTGTTTTACTTCTTAGGGTTAAGTAGATATGGAATATAGATCACATGCTTCATTGTGGACCATGAATAAAATGACCAATGCTAAACCACTTAAACTAACCGGGCCAGGTTACCGCACATAAGAAATATGAACTCAATTTTGGACTCATTTTTATACAAGTCATgtccattaaaataaaaaccgaatgaTTTTATATCGGACCAGATTGGTATGAATTTCTTTTGTTATAATTGTTTTGGTTAATTATCTTGTTATGATTCTTTGCATTGTTGTCATTGAAATATAGATGTATCTTACCTTATGTTCTTCAACCCATACATTGGTCTTAAAGTCGATCCAGTTGTCGACTCTTTTTAGCTGGTCTTTCCTTGGGTTTCAAGCGAATCACGCCCTGAAGTTTATGGTTGACAATGGCCCAGGCCATGCATATTTAAGAAGAGAGACTCAATTGTAACATTTTGTATACCTCACTTTATTGCATTCTTCCTGGATGAGCTTATCGCATTGcaaataacttattttgactGTGCAAATGTTATAAACAGAAGAGttgaattttttaatcttcatttgtAGGTCAttcctacaaaaaattatttcaattgGAGACAATTTAATCATtcaaatgtataaaaaaatattgacaGTGTAGGTGCTGAGTAATATTTTCAGGATGAACTTTCTATTTATTTGATTCGTTTATATGACTAAACGATCtctaatttgaatgattttttataaaattgatATTCAAAGGAAGATTAATAAATTGAACAAACCGATAGTTGATTTTATTCGGTCAAGATACGTTATTAGTAAATGAGATATggtctttctttttgtttgagtTGTACTTCATTTAGCTCGACTACAGAGAATGATTCTCTTCTCTCTTATTCCCATCTCCTTCCCTCCCCTTCTCTaacatattgttttttgtcttattatctatataaaaaaatcaatataagatgttaacgTGGCTAAATCATAActgttcaaataggaggggatggaaagggagagagattaAGATGGGAGAGAATCTTCCTCCCTCGACTACAAGCAACACGCATCATTTGAGGTAAAGCACATTAGCTCATAAATAATGTTATGGATATGATGAAATCTTAGTCTTAGGCAAaaattagttcattgttcaAAGTACAAGAAGCTTTACTTCAGTCACACCCATTCACTAATTGACCCCGATTTTGGTCCATTGCCTTTAATTAAACTTATCTTATTAAGTTAAACACATATTAAACAAAGCAAACTCAGCTGATTAGTCCCTTAATCATGTTTCCCATTTACATTAATAGAGGATAATCCTTTCCTGAAAACCCCTCCTCCCACCAACCAGAGCTTCCTCTCGTTTCACCCCCCTTTATAAAACCCCTTCACTaccctctatctctctctctctctctaaacatcATAACTCTACTCTGTTTTCCATGGCTTCTGCTCTGTTTCTAATACTCTGTTGCATCACGCACTTCTCCCTTTCATCCTCACAACCACTCTTTCTCCCTCTAACGCACAGACTCTCCCAAACCCAATTCAACAGTACCCCCAGCCTTCTCAAGTCCACCTCAGCGCGCTCCGCCGTGCGcttccaccaccaccataaccGCCATCACTACCACCGCAAAACCAACCAAGTCTCCCTCCCCCTCACCCCCGGCAGCGACTACACTCTCTCCTTCACTCTCAACTCCAACCCTCCCCAACCCATCTCCCTCTACATGGACACCGGCAGCGACCTCGTCTGGTTCCCCTGCTCCCCCTTCGAATGCATTCTCTGCGAAGGCAAACCCAACTCCACAACCCCTCCTCCCAAAATTCCACCCACCGCTGCTGTCCCATGTGACGCCACCTCCTGCTCTGCCGCCCACTCATCCCTCTCCTCCGCCGACCTCTGCGCCATTTCCCGCTGCCCTCTCGACTCCATTGAAATCTCGGAATGCTCCTCCTTCGCCTGCCCGCCCTTCTACTACGCCTACGCCGATGGAAGCTTCATAGCCAAGCTCTACAAGCACAGCTTATCAATACCCATGTCGTCTCCTTCTCTCGGTCTTCGAAACTTCACTTTTGGGTGTTCCCATTCTGCCCTCGGCGAGCCGATTGGGGTGGCCGGGTTCGGACGCGGTTTGCTTTCTCTACCGGCCCAGTTATCCACCACCTCCCCCCACCTCGCCACCCAATTTTCATACTGCTTAGTTTCTCACTCATTTGACCAGGACCGAGTCCGCAGGCCGAGTCCACTCATTCTGGGACCCTACGACCAGAAGCAGAAGCGACTCGGGGACGCCGGCGTCGGCAGTGAGTCGGTTGAGTACGTCTACACCTCCATGCTCGACAACCCCAAACACCCTTATTTCTATTCCGTTGGACTAGCCGGAGTCTCGGTAGGCAAAAGGGTTTTTCCGGCGCCGGAGACTCTGAAAAGGGTCGACGAGAACGGGAACGGTGGTATCGTCGTTGACTCGGGGACGACTTTCACTATGTTGCCTCAGAGGTTTTACAACTCGCTGGTGGCCGAGTTCGACCGCCGAGTCGGGCGAGTCCACAAGCGGGCGACTCAGATTGAGGAACAAACCGGGCTCGGGCCGTGTTACTATTACGACAAGGTGGTGGAGGTCCCCAGCGTGGCGTTACATTTCGTGGGGAATAAATCCAGTGTGGCGCTGCCCAGGAGGAACTACTTTTATGAGTTTGTCGACGGCGGTGATGGGGCggggaggaagaggaagaaggtgGGGTGTTGGATGTTGATGAACGGCGGTGATGAGGCGGAGAATAGCGGTGGCCCCGGGGGTGTTTTGGGGAATTACCAGCAGCAGGGGTTTGAGGTGGTTTATGATTTGGAGAAGCATAGGGTTGGGTTTGCAAAGAGGCAATGTGGATTGCTTTGGGACAGTCTCAACCAGCTGTAGAAGGGATGGGAGTTGAAAATTTGGGGGTGGTCAATGGTGGTTTGACTTTTTTTGGTCGAGGTCAAAGGGGTTTTGACTTTGACCGTCTGAAGGATCTGTGTAAATGGGTCGGGTGTGTTGAGTAATAAGGTGGGCTGTACATTGTAACTTGTCTatgttttataattattttcatAAGTTGGATTTGATGCCAAAGAATGAAGTGCAAAAACAGACACAAAAAGAAATCAGATAAATTTGTAAAGTTTGAGATTAAATAATGTTGTGTAATTAATCTAAGTGGAGTTTTGATTTCTGCAATGTGAGCTAGTATGTACCTTTGCATAAGCATCTCAACAACTTTCACAcatgtaatttttaaaattagagTTTGTTGTCATTGTGTACTATGGTTTAGtagtatttatttttatttgtaagtaaggTCACGTTCGATTCCGATTATAGAtgaatttaaactacattatcaTTAGGTTTTTGTGAAACTAAACTTATTCACTTCTTTCTAAGTaattaatatcatttttttcaaaaagaaaaaatgaaagttTGTTTGATTTACGAGCAATTTGAAAAGTAAAATTTGTTACTTGACAATTTTgttctccaacaaattctacAAATTTAATATTACTTTATATACTATCTAATCTGAAATGAGTTTGtttcacatttttttgttattgaattaattaatagGAATAGTGAGAAAAGACGCAATATTATAACAAAAAGAATGTTTGAAGGCTTAGAAACTCTCTAAATGTAGAGAGTGCAGTACAAGTTCTAAATTTAACAACTTTGTTTAGAGATGCTCTAAGCTTTATCATGGGAGGGTTTGTCTGATTTCTGAATAAGACCcagcttctctgccctcccacttttcatatacttttatctttttttattttttgcggtcacgattaaatcacgtcaatattttatattgatttttttatagagataataagttaaaaaataatagtaatataaaatg of Malus sylvestris chromosome 6, drMalSylv7.2, whole genome shotgun sequence contains these proteins:
- the LOC126627452 gene encoding probable aspartyl protease At4g16563, with translation MASALFLILCCITHFSLSSSQPLFLPLTHRLSQTQFNSTPSLLKSTSARSAVRFHHHHNRHHYHRKTNQVSLPLTPGSDYTLSFTLNSNPPQPISLYMDTGSDLVWFPCSPFECILCEGKPNSTTPPPKIPPTAAVPCDATSCSAAHSSLSSADLCAISRCPLDSIEISECSSFACPPFYYAYADGSFIAKLYKHSLSIPMSSPSLGLRNFTFGCSHSALGEPIGVAGFGRGLLSLPAQLSTTSPHLATQFSYCLVSHSFDQDRVRRPSPLILGPYDQKQKRLGDAGVGSESVEYVYTSMLDNPKHPYFYSVGLAGVSVGKRVFPAPETLKRVDENGNGGIVVDSGTTFTMLPQRFYNSLVAEFDRRVGRVHKRATQIEEQTGLGPCYYYDKVVEVPSVALHFVGNKSSVALPRRNYFYEFVDGGDGAGRKRKKVGCWMLMNGGDEAENSGGPGGVLGNYQQQGFEVVYDLEKHRVGFAKRQCGLLWDSLNQL